A section of the Leptospira semungkisensis genome encodes:
- a CDS encoding DUF1361 domain-containing protein produces MISPERIFAGTNSMKYIFNIPFIQQLFVLSLSCFVSVFLIATRISVSKEKAFSFLIWNLFLAIVPLGISYFAYVYYEFRKRKIDLIFLVLGVVWLLFFPNAPYIVTDFVHLRARNSIPIWFDILMIFSFAWCGLFSGFISLRIIQLVLNDRISQWFGWTLIVFISPLTVFGICIGRFYRWNSWDLLEDPVSLLYDSWNFLQLVYGNWKLILVLGFLSAGMLFAYLLALSMGEMRMRSVPSPLKVKSH; encoded by the coding sequence TTGATTTCCCCTGAAAGGATCTTTGCAGGCACAAATAGTATGAAATACATTTTTAATATTCCTTTTATCCAACAATTATTCGTTCTCTCCTTAAGTTGTTTTGTAAGTGTTTTCCTGATCGCCACTCGTATCTCGGTCTCTAAGGAAAAGGCATTTTCCTTTTTAATCTGGAATTTGTTTCTAGCAATTGTTCCTTTGGGAATTTCTTATTTTGCGTATGTATATTATGAATTTAGAAAGCGAAAGATAGATCTTATATTTTTGGTTTTAGGAGTCGTTTGGTTGCTCTTCTTTCCTAATGCTCCTTATATCGTAACTGACTTCGTGCATTTACGAGCTAGAAATTCTATTCCGATCTGGTTCGATATATTAATGATCTTTTCCTTTGCATGGTGCGGACTATTTTCTGGTTTTATTTCTTTGAGGATTATACAGTTGGTCTTGAATGATCGGATCAGTCAGTGGTTTGGATGGACTCTTATCGTTTTCATTTCTCCACTTACTGTTTTTGGAATCTGTATAGGTAGATTCTATCGTTGGAACTCCTGGGACTTGTTAGAAGATCCAGTTTCGCTTCTTTATGATTCTTGGAATTTTTTGCAGTTAGTGTACGGGAATTGGAAGCTAATTCTGGTATTGGGATTTTTATCCGCAGGAATGTTGTTTGCTTATCTTCTCGCTTTATCCATGGGAGAGAT
- the creD gene encoding cell envelope integrity protein CreD: MSKLKTSVSIRVLILGTMLIGFVIPLSMMSGLVSERQERSREAVQEINSKWGGSQRIAGPFLVVPYKLEKIKNDKEQGEEEVDSESGEIYILPETLTVNSDLKAEKRKRSIFETVLFTGDFKMEGSFKSPTLTDFPARTKKILWSQSRVILSVLDPKGIGKDVKFNLAGKEMILQPGSSSNFFPAGLHTKFVTKEGSDHFSFSIEIPLKGSDWIYVVPTGKTSTIKMSSDWKDPSFVGSILPNERSVTENGFQAVWESSYFARNYPQVIQYMNDSYVDSIISSAYGVSLIIPADQYLKSERSLKYAILFLAASFTLFFLLEIFGGKILHPLQYLMIGVAMLVFYILNLSLSEHIGFNWAYVCASISVSALISYYAGSVLQDKKRGYLAGGYFTILYTFLYVILASEENALLLGSLAIFFVLAGFMHLTRNVDWYSFGAKEDQIPS, from the coding sequence ATGAGCAAATTAAAAACTTCCGTAAGCATTCGAGTATTGATTTTAGGTACGATGCTGATCGGGTTTGTGATCCCGCTATCTATGATGAGCGGCTTGGTCAGCGAAAGGCAGGAAAGATCGAGAGAAGCGGTCCAAGAAATCAATTCCAAATGGGGAGGGAGCCAAAGGATCGCAGGTCCTTTCTTGGTGGTCCCTTATAAATTGGAGAAGATCAAAAATGACAAGGAACAAGGCGAAGAGGAAGTAGATAGCGAAAGCGGAGAAATTTATATTCTGCCGGAAACCCTAACTGTAAATTCGGATCTGAAAGCGGAGAAGAGAAAAAGATCCATTTTTGAGACAGTGCTTTTTACTGGAGATTTCAAGATGGAAGGAAGTTTTAAATCTCCAACTCTTACGGATTTTCCCGCAAGAACCAAGAAAATCTTATGGTCTCAATCTAGAGTCATTCTTTCCGTTTTAGATCCGAAAGGAATCGGAAAGGATGTTAAGTTCAATTTGGCTGGAAAGGAAATGATTTTGCAGCCGGGTTCTTCTTCCAATTTTTTCCCTGCCGGACTTCATACGAAATTCGTAACAAAGGAAGGAAGTGATCACTTTTCCTTCTCGATAGAAATTCCATTAAAGGGTTCGGATTGGATTTATGTAGTCCCGACTGGAAAAACGAGCACTATCAAAATGAGCTCGGATTGGAAAGATCCTTCTTTCGTAGGTTCTATTTTGCCGAATGAAAGATCCGTAACTGAAAATGGGTTTCAAGCGGTATGGGAATCTTCTTATTTCGCAAGAAATTATCCGCAAGTCATACAATATATGAACGATTCCTATGTGGATTCCATTATAAGTTCTGCATACGGAGTTAGTTTAATCATTCCTGCCGATCAATATTTGAAATCGGAGCGCTCCCTAAAATATGCGATCTTGTTCTTAGCTGCAAGTTTTACATTGTTCTTCTTGCTAGAGATTTTCGGGGGAAAGATACTGCATCCGCTCCAATATTTGATGATAGGGGTGGCAATGCTTGTGTTTTATATTTTGAATCTTTCTCTTTCGGAACATATCGGATTCAATTGGGCATATGTATGTGCTTCTATCTCCGTATCGGCATTGATCTCCTATTATGCGGGCTCAGTACTACAGGATAAAAAGAGAGGATATCTTGCAGGAGGATATTTTACAATTCTCTACACATTCTTGTATGTGATCCTCGCCTCTGAAGAGAACGCATTGCTCTTAGGTTCATTGGCGATATTCTTCGTTCTCGCAGGATTCATGCATTTAACTAGAAATGTGGATTGGTATTCCTTTGGAGCAAAAGAGGACCAGATCCCTTCTTAA
- the creC gene encoding two-component system sensor histidine kinase CreC, with amino-acid sequence MDPDHRRFFFAFSIGFYYLVDKIEESIRPRYMETVEESMNDTVYVLSSLIEQELLKHPNLPFQSNINHVLGDSFEKAKGKAFEAKIYSHTKRKIDLEFYVTNANGIVAYDSSGKRTGEDYSRYNDVFLTLKGKYGVRSSKLGKNDTESAIFIAAPIYFKGRIAGVLTLIKPKASILPFIDFAKEKFYRISLLVAVFISLVFCVAVYFIFSPIRKLSGYVSALRSKKRPSLPKIGVPEIRELGEQMDQLVREIAGKEYVENYVQVLTHEIKSPLSSILASVELLSEDPNRLQPLLQNIQLESKRMQTVIEKLLELSALENVSSLEIQTGLRSEEILTEVVNSFSAESDRKKIKLSVSGQDISLDGNRFFLTTAFRNLLQNALDFSYVNTQIGIQTGISENGEWFLEIQNEGPNIPDYALARIFERFYSLPRPDTGRKSSGLGLAFVQEVAELHSGKIEIYNWAGGVISKFSIPIRS; translated from the coding sequence TTGGATCCGGATCATCGTCGGTTTTTTTTTGCGTTCTCGATCGGATTTTATTACCTAGTAGATAAGATCGAAGAATCGATTCGACCACGTTACATGGAAACTGTCGAAGAGTCCATGAACGATACGGTTTATGTTCTCTCTTCTCTTATAGAACAAGAACTTTTAAAACATCCCAATCTTCCATTTCAATCCAATATCAACCATGTATTAGGAGATTCTTTCGAGAAGGCTAAGGGAAAAGCCTTTGAAGCTAAGATCTATAGTCATACAAAACGAAAAATTGATCTGGAGTTCTACGTAACAAACGCCAACGGAATTGTGGCTTACGATTCTTCCGGAAAGAGAACGGGAGAGGATTATTCTCGATACAACGATGTATTTCTCACTTTAAAAGGAAAATACGGAGTGAGATCGAGCAAATTAGGAAAGAATGATACGGAGAGCGCGATATTCATAGCGGCTCCCATTTATTTTAAAGGAAGGATTGCGGGAGTTCTTACCCTAATAAAACCGAAGGCGAGTATATTACCTTTCATTGATTTTGCTAAGGAAAAATTCTATCGGATCAGCCTTCTTGTTGCTGTTTTTATTTCTCTTGTATTTTGCGTAGCGGTTTATTTTATTTTTTCCCCCATCCGAAAGTTATCCGGTTATGTTTCAGCTTTGCGCTCTAAGAAACGTCCTAGTCTTCCTAAGATAGGAGTCCCTGAAATCAGAGAGTTAGGGGAGCAAATGGATCAACTTGTGAGAGAGATAGCAGGCAAGGAATATGTGGAAAATTACGTGCAGGTTTTGACTCATGAGATCAAAAGCCCACTTTCTTCTATACTTGCTTCTGTAGAATTATTATCGGAGGATCCAAACAGGTTACAGCCTCTTCTTCAAAACATCCAATTAGAAAGTAAAAGGATGCAGACGGTAATCGAAAAATTATTGGAGCTCAGCGCTTTGGAGAATGTTTCCAGTTTAGAGATCCAAACAGGTTTGCGTAGTGAGGAAATTTTAACCGAAGTTGTAAATTCATTTTCGGCAGAATCTGATAGAAAGAAAATTAAACTAAGTGTATCCGGGCAAGATATTTCTTTGGATGGAAATCGATTCTTTCTAACGACTGCGTTTAGGAATCTTCTCCAAAATGCTTTAGATTTCTCTTATGTAAATACTCAGATCGGCATCCAAACTGGGATTTCCGAAAATGGGGAATGGTTTCTGGAAATCCAAAACGAGGGCCCAAATATCCCTGATTATGCTCTTGCTCGGATCTTTGAACGATTTTACTCCTTGCCTCGTCCGGATACTGGTAGAAAGAGTTCGGGGCTCGGACTTGCGTTCGTTCAGGAAGTCGCTGAATTGCATTCAGGTAAGATAGAAATATACAATTGGGCTGGGGGAGTGATTTCTAAGTTTTCCATCCCAATTCGTTCCTAA
- a CDS encoding response regulator, translating to MNSARTILVTEDEPGIIDTIRMVLESEGFRALTAMTSKDCFALMSESPDLLVLDVGLPDSNGFEVLKELRKKYSIPVILLTARESELDKVLGLELGADDYMIKPFSPRELVARIRAVLRRYDGNTEEKFTDFVTDEERKLIYYHGKSLSLTPYEYKTLVLFIKRRGKIFTREEIMDLVWTEPEDSFDRAVDTVIKNLRARLKEIRPDLDPIETRRGQGYGLKESL from the coding sequence ATGAACTCTGCTCGAACGATTCTTGTTACTGAAGATGAACCTGGGATCATTGATACGATCCGTATGGTCCTTGAGTCGGAAGGCTTTCGGGCTTTGACTGCGATGACTAGCAAAGATTGTTTTGCTCTTATGTCCGAATCTCCGGATCTACTTGTATTAGACGTCGGCCTTCCTGATTCGAATGGGTTCGAGGTATTAAAAGAACTTAGAAAGAAATATTCTATCCCGGTAATATTGCTCACGGCAAGGGAATCCGAACTGGACAAGGTTCTCGGCTTAGAACTAGGCGCCGATGATTATATGATAAAACCGTTTAGCCCGAGAGAATTGGTCGCTCGGATCCGTGCTGTGCTTCGAAGATACGACGGGAACACGGAAGAAAAGTTTACAGATTTCGTAACGGACGAGGAAAGAAAGCTCATTTATTATCACGGAAAGTCCTTAAGTCTAACACCTTACGAATATAAAACTCTCGTATTATTCATCAAACGAAGAGGTAAAATTTTTACCAGAGAGGAAATTATGGATTTGGTCTGGACCGAGCCGGAAGATAGTTTTGATCGAGCGGTGGATACTGTGATCAAAAACTTGAGAGCTAGACTAAAAGAGATTCGTCCCGACTTGGATCCTATAGAGACCAGAAGGGGACAAGGATATGGTTTAAAGGAGTCCTTATGA
- the pdhA gene encoding pyruvate dehydrogenase (acetyl-transferring) E1 component subunit alpha codes for MSQPKTKKETQDLFELYRQMLLIRRFEEASAKAYSMGKIGGFCHLYIGQEAVGVGAISALEEKDYIVSTYRDHGHALARGLEPKSLMAELFGKKTGIVSGNGGSMHFFDKKKNFMGGHGIVGGHISLAAGIAYASKYREDQAVTLCFFGEGAANIGSFHEGMNLAAIWKLPLVMICENNHYAMGTPEYRALSVKDVSVRAAAYDIARDHIEGDEVRKVRDHVKVAVERARRGEGPTLMEISTYRFRGHSMSDPAKYRTKEELEKYKQGDPLIKAEKDLIGSGWATEDLSKLDETIAKQIEEAVDFAEKSEEPPLGWLYKHVYAENV; via the coding sequence ATGAGCCAACCTAAAACAAAAAAAGAAACCCAAGATCTTTTCGAACTCTACAGACAAATGCTCCTGATCCGTCGCTTTGAAGAAGCTTCCGCCAAAGCATACAGCATGGGAAAGATAGGAGGCTTCTGCCATTTATACATCGGTCAAGAAGCAGTCGGCGTAGGAGCAATCTCCGCTCTAGAAGAAAAAGATTATATAGTTTCCACATATAGAGATCACGGGCACGCACTCGCAAGAGGCTTAGAGCCAAAGTCTCTCATGGCGGAATTATTCGGAAAGAAGACCGGGATCGTATCCGGAAACGGCGGCTCCATGCACTTTTTCGATAAAAAGAAAAACTTCATGGGTGGCCACGGCATTGTAGGAGGCCATATCTCTCTCGCAGCTGGGATCGCGTACGCCTCTAAGTATAGAGAAGACCAAGCAGTCACTCTCTGCTTCTTTGGAGAAGGTGCTGCCAATATCGGCTCCTTTCATGAAGGAATGAATTTAGCAGCCATCTGGAAACTTCCACTCGTAATGATCTGCGAAAACAATCATTATGCGATGGGAACTCCTGAATATAGAGCCTTATCCGTAAAAGATGTATCTGTAAGAGCCGCAGCCTATGATATTGCTAGAGATCATATTGAAGGGGACGAGGTCCGCAAGGTAAGAGACCACGTCAAGGTCGCAGTCGAAAGAGCTAGAAGAGGAGAAGGTCCTACTCTGATGGAAATTTCCACATATCGATTCAGAGGACATTCTATGTCCGACCCTGCAAAATATCGAACAAAAGAAGAATTAGAAAAATATAAACAAGGTGACCCACTTATTAAGGCCGAAAAAGACCTGATCGGTTCCGGCTGGGCTACAGAAGATCTTTCTAAATTGGATGAGACCATCGCAAAGCAAATAGAAGAGGCAGTGGACTTCGCGGAGAAAAGTGAAGAACCTCCTTTAGGCTGGCTCTATAAACATGTTTATGCGGAGAACGTATAA
- a CDS encoding pyruvate dehydrogenase complex E1 component subunit beta yields MAVLTYREALNRAMTEEMEKDPNIFLMGEEVGHYEGAYKVSQGMLAKFGEKRVIDTPISENGFAGVGIGAAMVGLRPIIEFMTWNFSLVAIDQIINSAAKMNYMSAGQFPIPIVFRGAGGAGGRLAAQHSQSFESWYAHIPGLKVLAPYTPADAYGLLKTSIRDNNPTIFIESEVLYGSKGEVPEGEFSIPMGKADIKREGTQLTIVSWSRALMYVLPAAEKLAKEGISVEVLDLRSIRPLDEEAILASVRKTNRALIVEEGWNVAGFGAQVAYLIQKDAFDYLDCPVERITQEDVPMPYAANLERSSLPSEEKIINKVRSMIK; encoded by the coding sequence ATGGCAGTCCTAACATATAGAGAAGCTCTCAATAGAGCAATGACTGAAGAAATGGAGAAGGATCCGAATATCTTTCTCATGGGAGAAGAAGTAGGACACTATGAAGGAGCCTACAAGGTTTCCCAAGGAATGCTCGCAAAATTCGGAGAGAAACGAGTGATAGACACTCCTATCTCGGAGAATGGATTTGCAGGAGTCGGAATTGGCGCCGCCATGGTAGGCCTAAGACCGATCATCGAATTCATGACTTGGAACTTCTCACTTGTTGCGATAGATCAAATCATCAACTCAGCCGCAAAAATGAATTATATGAGTGCGGGACAATTTCCGATTCCGATCGTATTTAGAGGTGCAGGAGGCGCCGGGGGAAGATTGGCAGCTCAGCACTCCCAGTCCTTCGAGAGTTGGTATGCTCATATTCCTGGGTTAAAGGTGCTCGCTCCTTATACTCCAGCAGATGCATACGGGCTCCTAAAAACTTCCATTCGAGATAATAATCCTACCATCTTTATAGAAAGCGAAGTATTATACGGAAGCAAAGGAGAAGTTCCCGAAGGAGAATTCTCCATCCCTATGGGAAAGGCTGATATTAAAAGAGAAGGAACCCAACTTACCATTGTTAGTTGGTCTCGCGCGCTCATGTATGTGCTTCCCGCTGCTGAAAAATTAGCAAAAGAAGGCATTTCCGTCGAAGTACTGGATCTACGAAGCATCCGTCCTTTAGATGAGGAAGCAATTCTTGCCTCTGTTCGAAAAACGAACAGAGCTCTCATCGTAGAAGAAGGTTGGAATGTGGCAGGATTCGGAGCACAGGTTGCGTATCTCATTCAAAAGGACGCATTCGATTATCTGGATTGCCCGGTTGAAAGGATAACTCAAGAAGATGTGCCGATGCCTTACGCGGCCAACCTGGAGAGGTCTTCCCTTCCGAGCGAAGAAAAGATAATTAATAAAGTCAGAAGCATGATTAAGTAA